One Fusarium falciforme chromosome 1, complete sequence genomic window carries:
- a CDS encoding Gluconokinase, producing MLSYDSTPLPIKASKSLPPSLQATPTNSSPMTAAPPSLNSVAVNGHNTKEQQHIWLVTGPAGCGKTTVAEYLANTLGMPYVEGDSYHPPANIEKMRNGIPLTDADRWDWLTALREESIHRLNDGSSGVVLTCSALKRKYRDVIRVAGYYDHRILIHFVFLDAAEEVLLARVQKRQNHYMGANMVHSQFDILERPSSDEKDVITIDVSRSLEEVQQEALANVLETMTKADNSS from the exons ATGCTTTCCTACGATTCCACTCCTCTGCCCATTAAGGCGTCCAAGTCCTTGCCACCATCTCTCCAAGCGACCCCCACCAATTCCTCACCAATGACGGCGGCACCCCCATCCCTCAACTCGGTTGCCGTCAACggccacaacaccaaggagcagcagcacatCTGGCTAGTTACGGGCCCTGCTGGATGTGGAAAGACGACAGTTGCTGAATATTTGGCCAACACTTTGGGCATGCCCTATGTTGAGGGTGACTCG TATCACCCCCCTGCCAACATCGAAAAGATGCGAAATGGCATCCCTCTTACGGATGCTGATCGTTGGGACTGGCTCACTGCTCTCCGGGAAGAGTCAATCCACCGCCTCAATGACGGATCCAGCGGCGTCGTTCTCACCTGCTCAGCTCTCAAGCGAAAGTACAGAGATGTGATCCGAGTGGCGGGATACTACGACCATCGAATTCTCATTCACTTTGTCTTCCTCGACGCTGCCGAAGAGGTCCTTCTCGCCCGCGTGCAAAAGCGACAAAATCATTACATGGGCGCCAACATGGTCCACAGCCAGTTCGACATCCTCGAGCGGCCCTCGAGTGACGAGAAGGACGTCATCACCATCGATGTCAGCCGAAGCCTCGAGGAGGTGCAGCAGGAAGCCCTGGCCAATGTGTTGGAGACCATGACCAAGGCCGACAACAGCTCATAG
- a CDS encoding Dihydrolipoamide acetyltransferase component of pyruvate dehydrogenase complex, which produces MFLQRGSRVLRKQWHVARGMGQMAMASRAPMNACPPRWFSESRRLMAVKPVLLADIGEGIVECEVIQWFVEPGARVEEFSPLCEVQSDKASVEITSRFSGVVKKLYYETGEMAKVGKPFVDIDIEGEAKPEDVDAVVSQQPEKEDVPPPPPSSSESKPEQTQKTSPAPAEAPVKVKGKCASLATPAVRHLSKEFKVDIMDIDGTGRDGRVLKEDIYRFVKERDAKASAPSAPTSAPRDTSVQTETVVPLSNTQMQMFKTMTRSLTIPHFLYADEVDFSNLVELRKRLNRVIAHGPTVDGQPSKLSYLPFIIKAVSLALYQYPMLNARVDVDAKTNKPCLVHRSQHNIGIAMDTPGGLVVPVIKDVGSLNILSIAAELSRLQSLAAQGKLSPADFQGGTITVSNIGNIGGTYVSPVIVEREVAILGIGRMRTVPAFDEEDQLVKKQITNFSWSADHRVIDGATMARAAEVVRQIVQEPDIMVMHLK; this is translated from the exons ATGTTTCTTCAGCGTGGATCTCGAGTGCTGCGAAAGCAATGGCATGTCGCCAGAGGCATGGGCCAGATGGCCATGGCGTCACGGGCACCCATGAATGCCTGTCCTCCCAGATGGTTCAGCGAGTCGAGGAGGTTAATGGCTGTGAAGCCTGTGCTCCTGGCCGACATTGGCGAAG GCATCGTCGAGTGTGAAGTCATCCAATGGTTCGTGGAACCGGGTGCTCGGGTCGAGGAGTTCTCCCCGCTATGCGAGGTCCAGAGCGACAAGGCCTCTGTGGAAATCACAAGCCGCTTCTCGGGCGTCGTCAAGAAGCTCTACTACGAGACGGgcgagatggccaaggtcgGCAAGCCGTTTGTTGACATTGATATCGAGGGGGAGGCCAAGCCTGAGGATGTCGACGCCGTGGTCAGCCAGCAACccgagaaggaggatgtccctcctcctccgccgtcCTCCTCAGAGTCCAAGCCCGAGCAAACACAAAAGACATCTCCAGCACCTGCTGAGGCACCAGTAAAGGTGAAGGGCAAGTGCGCAAGCCTGGCAACACCGGCTGTGCGACACCTCTCTAAGGAGTTCAAGGTCGACATCATGGATATTGATGGCACCGGTAGAGATGGCAGAGTCCTCAAGGAGGACATTTACCGATTCGTCAAGGAGAGGGATGCCAAGGCCAGTGCCCCAAGTGCGCCGACATCTGCACCACGGGATACTTCAGTGCAGACGGAAACGGTTGTGCCACTGTCCAACACCCAGATGCAGATGTTCAAGACCATGACACGGTCCCTGACTATCCCGCACTTCCTCTACGCGGACGAGGTCGACTTCTCAAACCTGGTGGAGCTGCGCAAGCGTCTCAACCGTGTAATTGCCCACGGCCCCACGGTGGACGGACAGCCATCCAAGCTCTCCTACCtccccttcatcatcaaggccgtgTCCCTGGCTCTGTATCAGTACCCAATGCTCAACGCCAGGGTGGACGTGGACGCCAAAACCAACAAGCCGTGCCTGGTGCACCGGTCGCAGCACAACATCGGCATCGCCATGGACACACCGGGGGGGCTGGTGGTGCCCGTGATCAAGGACGTGGGCTCGCTCAACATCCTGTCCATCGCGGCGGAGCTGTCACGCCTGCAGAGCCTCGCGGCCCAGGGCAAGCTGTCGCCGGCCGACTTCCAGGGCGGCACCATCACCGTTTCCAACATTGGCAACATCGGCGGCACCTACGTCAGCCCCGTCATCGTGGAGCGCGAGGTGGCGATCCTGGGCATCGGGCGGATGCGGACGGTGCCCGCGTTCGACGAAGAGGACCAGCTCGTCAAGAAGCAGATCACCAACTTCAGCTGGAGTGCTGACCACCGTGTCATTGACGGTGCCACCATGGCCCGGGCAGCTGAGGTTGTGCGACAGATAGTGCAGGAGCCGGATATTATGGTGATGCACCTCAAGTAA
- a CDS encoding GOLD domain-containing protein, giving the protein MHFFTAARALLAAAIFQAATAHNIVLPAHGRECFHETLHKDDTMTVTFQVGDREFGSAGNLDIDFWINNPAGQYEANEKSVSNGDYSFTAKHDGKYVYCFGNENWGANTKEVSFNVHGIVYVSESDLPADPLDREVRKLSDLLAQVKDEQQYIIIRERTHRNTAESTNSRVKWWNMFVIGVVIGESLFQVWWLRRFFEVKRVV; this is encoded by the exons ATGCACTTCTTCACAGCCGCGAGggccctcctcgccgccgccatcttcCAGGCCGCTACCGCTCACAACATCGTCCTTCCCGCCCACGGCCGCGAGTGCTTCCACGAGACCCTCCACAAGGATGACACCATGACCGTCACCTTCCAGGTCGGCGACCGCGAGTTTGGCAGCGCAGGCAACCTCGACATTGACTTTTGG aTCAACAACCCCGCCGGCCAGTACGAGGCCAACGAGAAGAGCGTCTCCAACGGCGACTACTCCTTCACCGCCAAGCACGACGGCAAGTACGTCTACTGCTTCGGCAACGAGAACTGGGGcgccaacaccaaggaggTGTCGTTCAACGTCCACGGCATCGTCTACGTGAGCGAGTCTGATCTCCCCGCCGACCCCCTCGACCGCGAAG TTCGCAAGCTCTCCGACCTCCTCGCCCAGGTCAAGGACGAGCAGCAGTACATCATCATCCGCGAGCGCACCCACCGAAACACCGCCGAGAGCACCAACAGCCGAGTCAAGTGGTGGAACATGTTTGTCATTGGCGTTGTCATTGGCGAGTCCCTGTTCCAGGTCTGGTGGCTGCGACGTTTCTTCGAGGTCAAGCGTGTGGTATAG
- a CDS encoding Dipeptidyl peptidase 3 — MPSPSFISPSFILRRLPLPSLRSAASKPSIAAIRRPLPHVTASFGRQNLRAFSASVVVMNSHELAHYLADQPPSVVRLEIEKHFEPLTDQQKRYAHFISKAAFAGTRIVLRQISPESEPIYDLILALHKSAKGDWNALAKQAGVEEDEVTRFLEYAAMFLGNNGNYKSFGDAKFIPRCSEKTVAALAATSPEASKFYEATKGGIFSADNPAIMHFGYPDDGHMTTYYPDSPHITKAEIKAVSDWMEAKGLLPENNRLRKLQDGNFEILIASAVKNVPAEGGDIGKETEFTIEDGPLKGKTIKLVYGDYSAEMKSIATFISGAVENAENDTQKNMHIAYNKSFESGSLKEFKDSQRFWIKDKGPMVESNIGFIETYRDPAGIRGEWEGFASIVNLERTRAFGELVSKAPQLIPLLPWGSEFEKDKFLSPDFTSLEVLTFAGSGIPAGINIPNYDDIRQTEGFKNVSLGNVMSAKAPDEKIPFIRDEDLEVYKKQRDASFEVQVGLHELTGHGCGKLLQETSPGNFNFDKENPPVSPVTNKPITTWYKPGQTWGSVFGSIAASYEECRAELVAMHLSCEFPVLKIFGFGDGSEDINGEAGDVLYASYLSMARAGLASLEMWDPKSQKWGQAHSQARFSILKCFLEAEDDFCKLDYKEDDLSDLTIKLDRSKILTAGRDAVAKYLQKLHIYKSTADVKTGTDFYVHMTTVDPEFWGKKVRDTVLKNKQPRKVFVQANTSLDEASGKVSIKHYDASLVGMIESWADRDL; from the exons ATGCCTTCTCCCAGCTTCATCTCACCGTCTTTCATTCTTCGAAGACTGCCATTGCCCTCCCTGAGATCCGCAGCATCGAAGCCTTCTATCGCCGCTATACGACGACCCCTCCCTCACGTTACAGCTTCCTTTGGACGTCAGAACCTTCGAGCCTTTTCAGCCTCTGTCGTCGTCATGAACTCGCACGAGCTGGCCCACTACCTCGCTGACCAGCCGCCCTCGGTCGTCAGGCTTGAGATTGAGAAGCACTTCGAGCCTCTGACTGACCAGCAGAAGCGCTATGCTCACTTTATCAGCAA GGCCGCCTTTGCTGGCACCAGGATCGTCCTGCGCCAGATCTCTCCCGAGTCTGAGCCCATCTACGATCTGATTCTGGCTCTTCACAAGTCTGCCAAGGGCGACTGGAACGCCTTGGCCAAGCAGGCCggtgtcgaggaggatgaggtcaCTCGCTTCCTCGAGTACGCTGCCATGTTCCTCGGCAACAATGGCAACTACAAGAGCTTTGGCGACGCCAAGTTCATCCCCCGCTGCAGCGAGAAGACTGTTGCTGCTCTGGCTGCCACCTCCCCCGAGGCTTCCAAGTTCTATGAGGCCACAAAGGGTGGCATCTTCAGCGCTGACAACCCCGCTATTATGCACTTTGGCTACCCCGATGATGGCCATATGACAACCTACTATCCCGACTCTCCTCACAtcaccaaggccgagatcaaggccgTCTCGGACTGGATGGAGGCCAAGGGTCTCCTGCCGGAGAACAACCGACTCCGAAAGCTCCAGGATGGCAACTTTGAGATTCTGATTGCCTCGGCCGTCAAGAACGTCCCTGCTGAGGGTGGTGATATCGGCAAGGAGACCGAGTTCACCATCGAGGACGGGCCTCTGAAGGGCAAGACTATCAAGCTTGTCTACGGCGACTATTCCGCCGAGATGAAGAGCATTGCCACATTCATCAGTGGAGCTGTAGAGAACGCCGAGAACGATACCCAGAAGAACATGCATATTGCCTACAACAAGTCCTTCGAGTCCGGCTCTCTGAAGGAGTTCAAGGACAGCCAGCGGTTCTGgatcaaggacaagggccCCATGGTCGAGTCCAACATCGGTTTCATCGAGACGTACCGAGACCCTGCTGGTATCCGTGGCGAGTGGGAGGGTTTTGCCTCCATCGTTAACCTTGAGCGAACTCGGGCCTTCGGCGAGCTTGTGTCCAAGGCCCCCCAACTCATCCCTCTGTTGCCCTGGGGTAGCGAGTTTGAGAAGGACAAGTTCCTGTCCCCTGACTTCACCTCTCTTGAGGTCCTGACTTTTGCCGGCTCCGGTATCCCTGCTGGCATCAACATTCCTAACTACGATGACATCCGACAAACTGAAGGTTTCAAGAACGTTTCCCTCGGAAACGTCATGAGTGCCAAGGCCCCCGATGAGAAGATTCCTTTCATTCGCGAcgaggacctcgaggtcTACAAGAAGCAGCGAGACGCTTCTTTTGAGGTCCAGGTTGGCCTTCACGAACTGACTGGTCACGGTTGCGGCAAGCTCCTGCAGGAGACATCTCCTGGTAACTTCAACTTTGACAAGGAGAACCCTCCTGTTAGCCCCGTCACCAACAAGCCCATCACGACATGGTACAAGCCTGGTCAGACCTGGGGCTCCGTCTTTGGTAGCATTGCTGCGTCATACGAGGAGTGCCGAGCTGAGCTTGTCGCTATGCATCTGAGCTGCGAGTTCCCCGTCCTTAAGATTTTTGGCTTTGGAGATGGCTCCGAGGACATCAACGGTGAGGCCGGTGATGTGCTTTATGCTTCATACCTCTCCATGGCTCGGGCTGGACTTGCCTCTCTCGAGATGTGGGATCCCAAGAGCCAGAAATGGGGACAGGCTCACAGCCAAGCTCGcttctccatcctcaagTGCTTCCTTGAGGCCGAAGACGACTTCTGCAAGCTTGACTACAAGGAGGATGACCTTTCGGATTTGACTATCAAGTTGGACCGCTCCAAGATTCTCACGGCCGGCCGAGATG CTGTTGCGAAGTACCTCCAGAAGCTTCACATCTACAAGTCTACTGCTGATGTCAAGACCGGTACCGACTTTTACGTCCACATGACGACTGTCGACCCCGAATTCTGGGGCAAGAAGGTCCGCGACACTGTTCTCAAGAACAAGCAGCCTCGCAAGGTCTTTGTTCAGGCCAACACCTCGTTGGACGAAGCGTCTGGAAAGGTCTCGATCAAGCACTACGATGCGTCGCTTGTGGGCATGATTGAGAGTTGGGCGGACCGCGACCTGTAA
- a CDS encoding Golgi SNAP receptor complex member 1: MSAPSGNAGWAQLRQQARTLETQTENLFHTYSQFSAATSIPPKPTDEERSTEKKLEELLQKRETVIDQLARLLDSEAALTSSALKQNNLSLLREKLSGHKRDLARLRSTLQQARDRANLLTNVRSDINEYRQNNPEAAEADYMLEERNRIDNSHNMADSVLSQAYAVNDSFNLQRETLASINRRITHAASQVPGINTLITRISAKKRRDGIIMGGFIAFCFILFFFLS; the protein is encoded by the exons ATGTCTGCGCCGTCGGGTAATGCGGGCTGGGCCCAACTAAGGCAGCAGGCCCGAACATTAGAAACCCAG ACGGAGAACCTCTTCCACACGTATTCCCAGTTCTCGGCGGCTACAAGCATCCCTCCAAAGCCCACAGATGAGGAGCGCAGCACTGAGAagaagcttgaggagctACTTCAGAAG CGCGAAACTGTCATCGACCAGCTCGCCCGCCTCCTCGACTCCGAAGCCGCCCTCACCTCATCTGCCCTTAAACAAAAcaacctctccctcctccgtGAGAAGCTCTCTGGCCATAAGCGGGATCTCGCGCGACTGCGATCAACCCTTCAGCAAGCCCGCGACCGCGCCAACCTCCTGACCAACGTCCGCTCCGACATTAATGAATACCGCCAAAACAACCccgaggccgccgaggccgacTACATGCTCGAGGAGCGCAACCGCATTGACAACAGCCACAACATGGCCGACAGTGTTCTTAGCCAGGCGTACGCCGTTAACGACAGTTTCAACCTGCAGCGCGAGACCCTGGCCAGCATCAACCGGAGAATCACCCACGCCGCGAGCCAGGTGCCAGGGATCAACACGCTGATCACGAGGATATcggcaaagaagagaagggacGGCATCATCATGGGGGGCTTCATCGCTTTTTGCTTCATTctgttcttcttcctctcgtAA